The genomic DNA ATAATTCCACAAGAAATAAATTTGATGTCGGATATTCGGAGCCTACAAGATTAGAAAACACTAAATAAAACCACACTACTTTTGATTACTTATAATTGATATAACTTAGTCTTTAAGCAAAAGAATTAAAAATTTTTGACAAGTAATACCTGAAATTATTTTTGTAGCCTCATTGAACAATGCTAAGAAAGAGCAAACATCTTCAACTTTTTTCCAATCATCATCACTCGGCAAAGTCTTGTATGAACTTTCTCGGTCGGCATAATTTTCAAAAACGTCTTTAAACTCCAAGGCTGAAGATAACATGGCATATGTAGCATTCCAACGAGTACTAACGTCTAAGATTAGATGCTTGTTAGGCATTTGTTGTTGCTTTGAAAGCTCACCAAAGATATGCAACCGACCCGGAGAAGCGCTCACATGTTTCACACTTTCACGAACATTGTGAATTATATCTTTAATTTCAGTTAAACCATCTTGTACCAACAAGTTAAGAATGTGTGCACAACATCGCACATGAAATAATTTCCCATCAATACCAAGCTTACTTTGAAGATTTAAGTTTTCCATTAACTTCTTAGCAACCACATCGTTAGTTTTAGCATTGTCGACTATCAAAGTAGCCACCTTCTTCTCAACTTTCCACTCTTTTAGACACTTGAAAAGACAATCATAGATACCAAGACCAGTGTATGGTGGAGATATATCAACAAAATTCAAAATGCATTTACGTAACTGAAAATCCGAGTCTACAAAACGGCATGTGACAACCATGTAATGAATATTCTGAACTGAAGTCCACATATCAGTTGTAATGCTAACACGACTGACTGTATTTAAAAGTTTTTGAATTCTTTTCCTTCCAATGTCATAACTAGAAATGCAATCTTGCCTAGCTGATGCACGTGAGATCTTATTGAATGCCGGATTAGCTTCCTTCATTACCACGTTGAAGAGATCATATTCAACAAAATTAAATGGCAACTCATGAATCATGATCATATGAGCTATAACTTCTCTAATCCTGGCATTATCAAACTTCCAATTCTGAACTGATGTAGAATTTGATTTTCTAGGCAAAACATTTAGTTTTAACTGACCTCTATTCACATTCACAGCTTTTAATTTTGGGCAAGATTCATTAATGTGCCTGTTCATTGGTGTGGTTGTTCCTTCTTTAAATTTTTTAAGCTTCTCCCCACAATGGATGCACTCAGTCATTATAGTTCCATTCGAAGTTACCTCACGGAAATGTTCCCAACAAGTTGAAGTCGATTTCCTTTTCTTCTTACAGAATGGTCCTGCCCCTTTATTACATGTATCTGCTTTCTCTGTACCAGCAGTTGTTGCATTTAGAGCTTCATTGACCTCTTCGTCAATAATAACAACTTTTGGATTACTTTCCATTGATGGAGTATCAGCACTTGATTGAAATTCAATAGAATCAAACGATGAACGTATGTCTAAATGTTgatcttcatcaaagaaaaaaggGCCACTACATGAGCCATCAGACATCTACAATGTAAATATAGAATAGTTAAAACATATACATAAAAGCATGTAATTAATTATTATCGAATAGTGAAAATGGGACAATACTAAATCAATAGACACTTTGTTCTCCTTCTGTGTCAAACACAACTCACAAAGATGAACACCAAACAACACAGAATTCATTTTCCTCAAGATTGAATTAAAAAAACCATTTGAATGATTTAATCCATTAAAACTCAAATTTTATTCAAATCTTCTAGAACAAACTTCATCATTTTCACTATTTTTTCTGTTCTATCTAGACAGTTTTCATCCAGGTCTCATGCTTTAAgtttagataaaaaaaaataaaatagaagATCTACATAATGTTGATACAAACAAAGAAACCAAAAGCCCTTTGCATTAAAGACTCAGATTATAACCCTATGAGAAATCAAGATTCAgcat from Helianthus annuus cultivar XRQ/B chromosome 7, HanXRQr2.0-SUNRISE, whole genome shotgun sequence includes the following:
- the LOC118480292 gene encoding zinc finger BED domain-containing protein RICESLEEPER 2-like, which encodes MQPQPNQPAIVRLTHKIVDQKVESNSLLPHVSTTTAAAPTATASANDNKRKWSDYDKASSASQTQKRPDNNNNRSISQSSSINQGQGVAKARMSDGSCSGPFFFDEDQHLDIRSSFDSIEFQSSADTPSMESNPKVVIIDEEVNEALNATTAGTEKADTCNKGAGPFCKKKRKSTSTCWEHFREVTSNGTIMTECIHCGEKLKKFKEGTTTPMNRHINESCPKLKAVNVNRGQLKLNVLPRKSNSTSVQNWKFDNARIREVIAHMIMIHELPFNFVEYDLFNVVMKEANPAFNKISRASARQDCISSYDIGRKRIQKLLNTVSRVSITTDMWTSVQNIHYMVVTCRFVDSDFQLRKCILNFVDISPPYTGLGIYDCLFKCLKEWKVEKKVATLIVDNAKTNDVVAKKLMENLNLQSKLGIDGKLFHVRCCAHILNLLVQDGLTEIKDIIHNVRESVKHVSASPGRLHIFGELSKQQQMPNKHLILDVSTRWNATYAMLSSALEFKDVFENYADRESSYKTLPSDDDWKKVEDVCSFLALFNEATKIISGSEYPTSNLFLVELYGIKEALDKVALDENDCMRGMASEMKKKFDKYWGSTNLLISVAAILDPRYKMELINLSFKYIYPEDEAKQEK